A genomic segment from Fusarium keratoplasticum isolate Fu6.1 chromosome 10, whole genome shotgun sequence encodes:
- a CDS encoding Inositol-1-monophosphatase translates to MADLDLKAVHDEMISVAYEAGAMILAANPAELDTDTKLNSVDIVTEADKGVEKMVSTRLSSAFPSISFMGEETYKPGMRLGPEPTFVVDPIDGTTNFVHSFPSACISLGLAVDRQPAVGVIYNPWQDTLYTAIKGQGAFLTRGRSSEPQRLPLARSPRPIEGLGSSLVGVEWGSTRDGPNFDLKVETFRRLAGSKETGGAMVHSLRSLGSAALNLAAVAAGQLDLYWEGGCWAWDVCAGWCLLNEAGGRMVHGNPGEWDVELESRVYLAVRGAPSGQKELIEEFWGVLNGGKLDYSV, encoded by the exons ATGGCGGACCTCGATCTCAAAGCTGTTCATGATGAGATGATCTCGGTCGCTTACGAGGCCGGCGCCATGATCTTGGCTGCCAACCCTGCCGAGCTCGACACGgacaccaagctcaact CTGTCGACATCGTCACCGAAGCCGACAAGGGTGTCGAGAAGATGGTTTCGACCCGCCTCTCCTCCGCGTTCccttccatctccttcatggGCGAAGAGACATACAAGCCCGGCATGAGACTTGGCCCCGAACCGACTTTTGTCGTCGATCCGATCGATGGAACCACAAACTTTGTCCATTCCTTCCCCTCGGCCTGCATctccctcggcctcgccgtCGACCGTCAACCCGCCGTCGGAGTCATCTACAACCCCTGGCAGGACACCCTCTACACGGCTATCAAGGGCCAAGGCGCCTTCCTCACGCGAGGTCGTTCCTCGGAGCCTCAGCGTCTCCCCCTCGCGCGATCCCCGAGACCAATTGAGGGTCTGGGAAGTTCGCTCGTCGGTGTTGAATGGGGTTCCACGCGCGACGGCCCCAACTTTgacctcaaggtcgagaccTTCCGACGACTGGCCGGCAGCAAGGAAACGGGCGGAGCGATGGTGCACTCTCTGCGATCGCTGGGCTCTGCGGCGCTCAACCTCGCCGCTGTGGCAGCAGGACAGCTGGACCTTTACTGGGAAGGTGGATGCTGGGCGTGGGATGTGTGCGCCGGATGGTGTCTGCTGAACGAGGCCGGCGGTCGCATGGTGCACGGGAACCCGGGGGAGTGGGATGTAGAGCTCGAGTCGCGCGTGTACCTCGCCGTGAGAGGGGCGCCGAGTGGCCAGAAGGAGCTCATTGAAGAGTTCTGGGGAGTTCTCAACGGTGGCAAGCTGGATTACTCCGTCTGA
- a CDS encoding 3-phytase — translation MVHLGRRAGDEDDAPPIADHRDDDDDMSDSDPERGRLLHHDDDDGVDTESRSDAERLESWHEEHRRRETRRWSYLVMVISTIALTTVLGFWVRNGTRPVGCEYDGSCNDISRLWGQYSAYFSIPSELDASTPGECDVTFALVLSRHGARYPTASKSAAYNATIARIQKSATMYGKNYKWLKEYTYTLGAEDLTEFGQQQMVDSGRAFYERYMGLAEKTEPFVRASGSDRVIMSSYNFTQGFYASRGESGDDYTRDVLIIPEEPGVNNTMSHGSCASFESDKVPKDADEKAEVAWGARFLPEIRNRLNHHLPGVNLTLEETIYMMDMCPFHAADTPDGAGHSRFCDLFTKADWRSYDYYMTLSKFYKFGNGNALGPTQGVGYVNELVSRLTGQPVDDHTTTNSTLDSSPKTFPLDRALYADFSHDNSMVSIFSALGLYNSTTLLPKDHIVPAIKAHGYSSTWVVPFGARMYVEKLECGAIRNDKRDEYVRVLVNDRVMPLETCGGDEYGLCRLEDFVESLSFAAAGGHWDRCGG, via the exons ATGGTGCATCTTGGGCGGCGCGCcggagacgaggacgacgcgCCTCCCATCGCGGATCACcgggacgacgacgacgacatgtcTGATTCTGACCCCGAGAGGGGACgcctgcttcatcatgacgacgatgatggtgttgataCAGAGAGCCGCTCGGACGCTGAGCGGCTTGAGAGCTGGCATGAGGAGCACCGCCGTCGTGAGACGAGACGATGGAGCTACCTCGTCATGGTCATCAGCACCATCGCATTAACTACAGTCCTCGGCTTCTGGGTCCGCAATGG AACTCGACCGGTTGGGTGTGAGTATGATGGGAGCTGTAATGACATCTCTCGGCTCTGGGGGCAGTACTCTGCATACTTCTCAATCCCGTCTGAGCTTGATGCTTCAACCCCAGGCGAGTGTGATGTGACGTTTGCACTCGTCTTGTCCCGTCATGGGGCCAGATACCCAACCGCCAGCAAGTCTGCAGCATACAACGCTACCATTGCCCGCATCCAAAAGTCTGCCACTATGTATGGCAAGAACTACAAGTGGCTCAAGGAATATACCTACACCCTGGGTGCTGAAGACCTGACTGAGTttggccagcagcagatggTCGACTCTGGCAGGGCCTTTTATGAACGGTACATGGGACTCGCCGAGAAGACGGAGCCGTTTGTTCGGGCATCGGGCTCGGATCGGGTCATCATGTCGTCTTACAACTTTACACAGGGCTTTTATGCATCGCGAGGAGAGTCTGGAGACGATTATACTCGGGATGTCCTCATCATCCCTGAGGAACCTGGCGTCAACAACACCATGTCGCATGGATCGTGCGCCTCATTTGAAAGCGATAAAGTTCCCAAAGACGCAGACGAAAAGGCCGAAGTTGCGTGGGGAGCGAGATTCCTCCCCGAGATTCGAAATAGGTTGAATCACCACCTACCAGGAGTCAACCTGACGCTGGAGGAAACCATCTACATGATGGACATGTGCCCGTTCCACGCGGCCGACACTCCCGACGGCGCTGGTCACTCGAGGTTCTGCGACCTCTTCACTAAGGCAGACTGGCGAAGTTACGACTACTACATGACCCTAAGCAAGTTCTACAAGTTTGGCAACGGCAATGCCTTGGGGCCGACACAAGGTGTTGGATATGTCAACGAGCTCGTCTCACGCTTGACAGGGCAGCCTGTTGACGACCACACCACGACCAACAGCACATTGGACTCATCACCAAAGACGTTCCCTCTTGACCGGGCCCTTTACGCAGACTTTAGCCACGACAACAGCATggtctccatcttctcggcACTGGGCTTGTACAACTCAACCACCCTGCTGCCAAAGGACCACATTGTGCCCGCCATCAAGGCACACGGCTACTCATCAACATGGGTAGTTCCTTTTGGAGCACGAATGTacgtcgagaagctcgagtgCGGCGCCATCAGGAATGATAAGAGGGACGAGTACGTGCGAGTCCTGGTCAACGACCGTGTGATGCCGCTAGAGACCTGCGGAGGCGACGAGTACGGTCTCTGCAGACTAGAAGACTTTGTGGAGAGTCTGTCGTTTGCCGCCGCGGGAGGTCACTGGGATCGATGCGGTGGATAA